A genomic stretch from Neodiprion fabricii isolate iyNeoFabr1 chromosome 3, iyNeoFabr1.1, whole genome shotgun sequence includes:
- the LOC124178038 gene encoding lethal(2)neighbour of tid protein produces MAPRRDNSGNLNWVKKYRRIANNWVQSNLTWSEISSLLTDPNRLPLVGLLLVILEVFVNILVVQNVRYTEIDWKAYMQEVEGFLNGTLDYSKLRGDTGPLVYPAGFVYLYSMLYYATSHGTNIKLAQYVFAVLYIVLLVLVFRIYAKTKKVPPYVLVLICTTSYRIHSIFILRLFNDPVAMVLLFASINLFLENRWHLGSLFYSLAVSVKMNILLFAPALLVAYLAILGFRRTVVQLAICAAVQVVLGLPFLYGNPIAYVKGAFNLGRVFEFKWTVNWRFLPEEVFLNPYFHVGLLVLHLAALAWFLPSWITYLKSYAKLRHVEKDLKGQLRRNEKVDMSTSSQLFILPLFTANFIGIVFSRSLHYQFYVWYFHTLPYIVWCTSYQTVTKIVILGVIELCWNTYPSTIFSSAALYICHIALLFSLANNKAKGTKAR; encoded by the coding sequence ATGGCGCCGCGAAGGGATAACAGCGGTAACCTAAActgggtgaaaaaatatcgaagaatTGCAAACAACTGGGTGCAGTCGAATTTGACATGGAGCGAAATCAGCTCGTTACTGACCGATCCGAATCGCCTGCCGCTGGTCGgcctcctcctcgtcatcCTCGAAGTCTTCGTGAACATACTCGTCGTCCAGAACGTCCGGTACACGGAGATCGACTGGAAGGCCTACATGCAGGAGGTTGAGGGCTTCCTCAACGGGACCTTGGACTACTCCAAGCTGCGGGGTGACACCGGGCCCCTCGTCTACCCTGCAGGGTTTGTCTACCTTTACTCGATGCTGTACTACGCCACATCGCACGGGACCAACATCAAGCTGGCTCAGTATGTTTTCGCTGTGCTGTACATCGTCCTGCTGGTCCTGGTCTTCAGGATATACGCAAAGACCAAGAAAGTTCCGCCATATGTGCTCGTCCTCATCTGCACCACATCTTACAGGATACATTCTATCTTCATACTAAGACTGTTCAACGATCCTGTCGCCATGGTTCTCCTCTTCGCGagtatcaatttatttttagaaaaccGCTGGCATCTGGGAAGTCTATTTTATAGTCTCGCTGTTTCTGTGAAAATGAATATACTCCTTTTTGCGCCCGCATTGCTCGTCGCTTATCTCGCCATTTTGGGATTTCGGAGAACTGTTGTTCAGCTCGCTATTTGTGCCGCGGTGCAAGTTGTTTTGGGTCTGCCGTTTCTGTACGGTAATCCCATCGCTTATGTGAAAGGGGCTTTCAACTTGGGCAGAGTATTCGAATTTAAGTGGACTGTGAATTGGAGATTTTTGCCCGAGGAAGTGTTCCTCAATCCTTACTTTCACGTCGGGCTTCTCGTTCTGCACTTGGCTGCGCTGGCATGGTTTCTACCCAGCTGGATAACTTACTTGAAGTCTTATGCCAAGTTGAGGCATGTTGAGAAAGACTTGAAAGGTCAATTGCGCAGGAACGAGAAAGTCGACATGTCAACTTCCTCTCAGCTTTTTATTCTTCCATTGTTCACTGCCAACTTCATTGGCATCGTTTTCAGCCGATCATTGCACTATCAATTTTATGTTTGGTACTTTCATACCCTTCCCTATATCGTCTGGTGCACCAGTTACCAAACTGTGACTAAGATCGTTATTTTAGGGGTGATTGAACTCTGTTGGAACACTTACCCAAGCACGATATTCAGCAGTGCAGCTTTATACATTTGCCACATTGCTCTTTTATTTTCCCTGGCTAATAATAAAGCTAAGGGTACCAAAGCTCGGTAG
- the LOC124177405 gene encoding gamma-butyrobetaine dioxygenase-like, whose protein sequence is MPQQSLIIKHYYKATLVNNVTNRRLILTTSYVTRCKVVSLTLRRKHSLGNQQIPVSKQKRVALGNHEINSLTLSQKRDILALDTDNNTLKFPTIWLRDNCQCPACFQRHSQSRTIDWGKFDFGVKPLSAKLVESELTIEWSDNHRSNFTLDWLIERSFTEEKRKLFRNKIYRFERTTWGADEFGKYLKKFDYKSVLNEDSTLLNWLESLTKYGVAIVTNVPAKNNSNKILTERVAFTRRTHYGEEFTVIAKDGTTNVAYLSSTLPLHTDLPYYHYAPGANLLHCLVQSQGKGGESQLADGFHVGNYLKLHEPESYKILTKTLVDWSDVGHENGDHFHSLHQAPVLCEDEFGDLVRVNFSQPQRDSHFNAPLEQVILWYEAVGLFTKLLYSPENNVTFKLAEGDILTFDNLRLVHGRSAYADTTGRERLLIGCYLDWDEIYSRIRVLRKQLKRSKEMN, encoded by the exons ATGCCTCAGCAGTCCCTGATTATAAAGCACTATTATAAGGCTACATTG GTTAATAATGTCACAAATCGCAG acTAATATTGACGACTAGTTACGTCACGCGCTGCAAAGTCGTATCTTTGACGTTGCGACGAAAGCATTCCCTAGGAAATCAGCAAATACCggtttcaaaacaaaaacgagTTGCTCTGGGCAATCATGAG ATAAATTCTTTGACTCTATCGCAGAAGCGAGATATTCTTGCTTTGGACACTGACAATAACACTTTAAAATTTCCAACGATATGGCTGAGAGATAATTGCCAGTGTCCAGCCTGTTTCCAGCGACATTCGCAATCACGGACGATAGACTGGGGGAAATTCGATTTTGGAGTTAAGCCATTAAGCGCTAAATTGGTGGAATCTGAACTGACTATTGAATGGTCCGACAATCACAGAAGCAATTTCACTCTCGATTGGCTGATAGAAAGATCATTCACCGAAGAGAAGCGGAAATtatttagaaataaaatttatagatttGAAAGAACCACTTGGGGAGCAGATGAGTTCGGAAAATATCTTAAGAAATTCGATTACAAATCTGTTTTGAATGA AGATTCTACCTTACTCAACTGGCTCGAATCTTTGACAAAATACGGTGTTGCTATCGTTACCAACGTTCCAGCCaaaaataacagtaataaaatACTGACAGAACGTGTTGCCTTTACTAGAAGAACTCATTACGg TGAAGAATTTACTGTAATAGCAAAAGATGGCACTACTAATGTTGCGTACTTGTCATCAACCCTTCCATTACACACAGATTTGCCTTACTACCACTATGCCCCTGGG GCAAATTTGTTGCATTGTCTTGTGCAGTCCCAAGGCAAAGGTGGGGAGTCGCAGTTGGCCGACGGGTTCCATGTcggaaattatttgaaattacatGAACCCGAatcttataaaattttgacaaaaactTTGGTCGATTGGagcgatgtaggacatgagaATGGAGACCATTTTCACAGCTTGCATCAAGCCCCGGTCCTCTG TGAAGATGAGTTCGGTGATCTTGTAAGAGTGAATTTTAGCCAGCCGCAAAGAGACAGTCATTTTAACGCTCCTCTAGAGCAGGTTATTCTGTGGTACGAGGCAGTTGGATTATTCACCAAGCTCTTGTACAGCCCAGAGAATAACGTGACGTTTAAACTTGCCGAAG GCGACATTTTGACTTTTGACAACCTCAGACTCGTACATGGGAGAAGCGCATATGCTGATACTACTGGCAGAGAAAGACTGTTGATCGGATGCTATCTAGATTGGGACGAAATTTATTCTCGGATTAGAGTTCTCAGAAAGCAATTGAAgagaagtaaagaaatgaattga
- the LOC124178042 gene encoding MOB kinase activator-like 3 isoform X1, protein MAALSGFVEFFQKGKVTRRLETFRPKKKFAYGTLRYSLHKQAQASLNSGINLRSVVKLPPGEDLNDWIAVHVVDFFNRINLIYGTISEYCDSASCPTMSGGARFEYLWADGDKYKKPTVLPAPQYVSLLMEWIEAQINCETIFPVSTDIPFPKTFVPLCRKILTRLFRVFVHVYIHHFDRIVAIGAEAHVNTCYKHFYYFVTEFELVNTKELEPLAEMTSKVCKDPLSSPTHAGTPASNTNAR, encoded by the exons ATGGCTGCATTAAGTGGcttcgttgaatttttccagaaagGAAAGGTAACGCGGCGTTTAGAG ACCTTCAGGCctaaaaagaaatttgcatATGGTACGCTGAGGTACTCTCTACACAAACAAGCGCAAGCTTCTCTCAATTCGGGAATCAACTTGAGATCGGTGGTCAAATTGCCACCGGGCGAAGATCTGAACGATTGGATAGCGGTACACG TGGTAGACTTTTTTAACAGAATCAATCTCATCTATGGGACGATATCGGAGTATTGCGACTCCGCTTCTTGCCCTACGATGAGTGGGGGTGCGAGGTTTGAATACCTATGGGCTGACGGTGATAAATATAAGAAGCCAACAGTTTTGCCTGCTCCTCAATACGTTAGTCTGCTCATGGAATGGATAGAGGCTCAGATAAACTGCGAGACAATATTTCCTGTGTCTACAG ATATTCCTTTCCCTAAAACGTTTGTACCTCTCTGCCGAAAGATACTGACTCGTTTATTCAGAGTTTTCGTCCATGTTTACATTCATCATTTTGACAGAATCGTTGCGATAGGAGCC gAAGCTCATGTGAACACATGCTACAAGCATTTCTACTATTTTGTGACAGAGTTTGAGCTGGTGAATACGAAAGAATTGGAACCACTAGCGGAGATGACGTCCAAGGTTTGTAAAGATCCGTTGTCATCGCCAACGCACGCTGGTACTCCTGCTAGCAACACTAATGCTAGGTAG
- the LOC124178042 gene encoding MOB kinase activator-like 3 isoform X2, with amino-acid sequence MAALSGFVEFFQKGKTFRPKKKFAYGTLRYSLHKQAQASLNSGINLRSVVKLPPGEDLNDWIAVHVVDFFNRINLIYGTISEYCDSASCPTMSGGARFEYLWADGDKYKKPTVLPAPQYVSLLMEWIEAQINCETIFPVSTDIPFPKTFVPLCRKILTRLFRVFVHVYIHHFDRIVAIGAEAHVNTCYKHFYYFVTEFELVNTKELEPLAEMTSKVCKDPLSSPTHAGTPASNTNAR; translated from the exons ATGGCTGCATTAAGTGGcttcgttgaatttttccagaaagGAAAG ACCTTCAGGCctaaaaagaaatttgcatATGGTACGCTGAGGTACTCTCTACACAAACAAGCGCAAGCTTCTCTCAATTCGGGAATCAACTTGAGATCGGTGGTCAAATTGCCACCGGGCGAAGATCTGAACGATTGGATAGCGGTACACG TGGTAGACTTTTTTAACAGAATCAATCTCATCTATGGGACGATATCGGAGTATTGCGACTCCGCTTCTTGCCCTACGATGAGTGGGGGTGCGAGGTTTGAATACCTATGGGCTGACGGTGATAAATATAAGAAGCCAACAGTTTTGCCTGCTCCTCAATACGTTAGTCTGCTCATGGAATGGATAGAGGCTCAGATAAACTGCGAGACAATATTTCCTGTGTCTACAG ATATTCCTTTCCCTAAAACGTTTGTACCTCTCTGCCGAAAGATACTGACTCGTTTATTCAGAGTTTTCGTCCATGTTTACATTCATCATTTTGACAGAATCGTTGCGATAGGAGCC gAAGCTCATGTGAACACATGCTACAAGCATTTCTACTATTTTGTGACAGAGTTTGAGCTGGTGAATACGAAAGAATTGGAACCACTAGCGGAGATGACGTCCAAGGTTTGTAAAGATCCGTTGTCATCGCCAACGCACGCTGGTACTCCTGCTAGCAACACTAATGCTAGGTAG